The genomic stretch CGCCGTAGCTTTTATGACCTTTTTCAATTCCGGCAAACCTCTCCTGTTTCCTGATGTGAGCTATTCCTTTTATAAGGTTTGGGCGGATTTATTCCGGATTCCATATGAAACACCTGCCCTTGATGAGGAATTTTGCATCCGGAAGGAAGATTATTACAGGGAAAATGGGGGAATCATATTTCCGAATCCCAACGCGCCCACCGGTCTTCTTATGCCTCTTTCCGAAGTAGAAGATATCATAGCCCATAACCAGGAGTCAGTGGTGATTGTGGACGAAGCTTACATTGACTTCGGCGGAGAAAGCGCGCTAAGGCTGACTGAAAAATACGAGAACCTCCTGGTGGTGCAGACCTTCAGCAAATCCCGTTCCATGGCCGGAATGAGAATCGGCTGTGCTTTCGGACATCCGGATCTGATCCGTGCACTCAATGATGTGAAGTATTCCTACAATTCCTATACCATGAATATTCCTTCCCTGGTTTTAGGAGCAAAAGCCCTTAAAGATGACAAATATTTTAAGGAAACTCTGGATAAGATCATATACACAAGGGAACAGGCCAAAAAAAGGCTTGGGGAACTTGGATTTACTTTCCCGGATTCCATGGCAAACTTCATCTTTGCCTCTCATAAAGAACGCAGGGCAGAGGAGATCTACAA from Lacrimispora sphenoides JCM 1415 encodes the following:
- the hisC gene encoding histidinol-phosphate transaminase — its product is MKPWEANIRRVAPYVPGEQPKGEKLIKLNTNENPYPPSPGVKQALAQMDCDWFRKYPDPAATVLIKALSEAYEIEEDRIFVGVGSDDVIAVAFMTFFNSGKPLLFPDVSYSFYKVWADLFRIPYETPALDEEFCIRKEDYYRENGGIIFPNPNAPTGLLMPLSEVEDIIAHNQESVVIVDEAYIDFGGESALRLTEKYENLLVVQTFSKSRSMAGMRIGCAFGHPDLIRALNDVKYSYNSYTMNIPSLVLGAKALKDDKYFKETLDKIIYTREQAKKRLGELGFTFPDSMANFIFASHKERRAEEIYKALRENDIYVRYFNQPRLDNHLRISIGTDEEMEGLYTFLKEFL